The genomic stretch GAGGCAGGCTCGTTGCCGGAAGAAACTCGGGCGGAACAAATCATCGATCGCGTCAACACCACCGGGGCGGTTTGGCTCGGCACGACACTCGAATGCTGCCAATGCCACGATCACAAATACGATCCATTCTCCGCTCGCGACTACTACCAACTTTTGGCCTTCTTCAACAGCACCGAGCGCGAAGCGGACCTGACCGATCCCAAGACTCCCAGCTCGATTCAATTCCAAGGTCCGTCGATGTCGCTGGCCAATCCAGAACGAGCCGCCAAGCATGACGCGTTAACCAAGCAGCGAGCCGCCATCGACGAGAAACAACAAGCTCGTCGTAAAGAGCTGAACGCCTCGCTGGTCGAGTGGATCGCCGACTCGCAAGACATGGACGCCAAGACAACCCCCAAGGCAGTCAAAGCAGCTGCCAAGAAGCCCGCGGACAAGTGGACCAAAAAGGAAAAGACGACGCTGCTCGATTTCTACGCGAAACAGGACCAGCCGAGTCAGAAGCTACAAAAACAACTGAACCAGTTCGATAAGCAGCTGAAAGAGACCGAGCCTGACACCACGCTAGTGATGATCGAACTGAAAGAGCCTCGCCCGACGCATATCTACCTGCGAGGTGACTATAAATCGAAAGGGGATCGTGTAGAACCTGGCACGCCCCAGCGATTGCATGCCATGCCACAAGGGCCGCCGAATCGCTTGACGTTGGCGAATTGGCTAATCTCGCCCGAGAATCCGCTGGTGGCCCGTGTGGTGGTGAACCGTTGGTGGGCGCAACTGTTTGGCCAAGGCCTGGTCACCACCGAGGAAGACTTCGGCATCAAAGGGGAACCACCAACCCATCCCGAGCTTCTCGACTGGCTGGCCGTGGAGTTTATGGACAACGGCTGGTCGCGGAAGAAGCTGCTCCGCGAGATCGTTCTTTCCTCCACCTATCAGCAGTCATCCCGCATCACGCCTCAGCTTCAGCAGATCGACGATCAGAACAAGCTGCTCGCCCGCGGGCCTCGATTCCGCATGAGTGCCGAGATGGTTCGCGACAACGCCTTAGCCACCTCAGGCCTCCTAAGTGAGCAACAATTCGGTCCGCCCATTCGCCCTTATCAGCCGCCTGGCATTTGGACCAAAGTGGGTGGCCAACGTTACAAGTACGAGGTCAGTCCTGGCAGTGAGAAGCATCGCCGAGGGATCTACGTTGTGCTCAAACGTGGCTCTCCCTACCCCAGCTTCCTCAATTTCGATGGCACGGCCCGGCTGGCTTGCACGGTCGAGCGTTCGCGAACCAATACGCCTCTGCAAGCGCTCACCCTGCTCAACGATCCCGTTTATGTCGAAGCCGCCAAATCCCTTGCCACGCGAATTCGTGAACAGCAATCCGATGCCCCTCTCGACGATCAACTGACGTATGCCTTCCAACTATGCACCGCGCGTCAGCCGAACGAGGTGGAACTGGCCACCATCAAACAGTTGTACGAGTCGCAGTTTCAAGCCGAGCGAGCAGACGACGATAGCTTGAACCTGGAAGACGCGAAAGAGGCGGCTTGGTACTCGGTTGCGACGGCTCTCTTAAACTTGCACGAAACGATCACCAAAGACTAACGCGATGGACAGCCCTTACCACAAGTCCGAACAATCGATTCCACGCCGCGGATTCCTTCAGGCTTGCGGGATTGGTTTTGGTGGGATCGCGTTGGCTTCGCTCCTCGCGGAAGAGTCGCGTGGCGACGTCCTGCTCCCTCATCAATTGCCCAAGGCGAAGCATGTCATCTACCTGCACATGATCGGGGCCCCTTCCCAGTTGGACCTTTTCGATCCTAAGCCGGAACTGGTCAAGCATCATAATCAGCCCTGTCCGCCGGAAGTTACCAAGGGGCGCGATTTCGCATTCATCGGTAAAACGTCTACCCTGGCAGGCTCGCCCTTCAAGTTCGCCAAACATGGTGGCAGCGGCCAAACATTTTCGGAGCTCTTGCCTCACATGGCCACCGTCGCCGACGAGATGGCCGTGATCCATTCGGTCCATACCGAGGAGATCAACCATGCTCCGGCGCAGATGTTTTTGCACTCCGGCTTTGGCCGGGGTGGACGCCCCAGTTTTGGTTCCTGGGTTTCCTATGGTCTTGGTTCTGAGAACGAGAACCTCCCTGGCTACATCGTGCTGTTAAGTGGTCCGGCTGGTGGCGCGGGGGCCAGTCTGTGGTCGAGCGGCTTCCTGCCGAGCATTCATCAAGGCATTCAGTTTCGCTCGGAAGGGGATCCGGTGCTATTCCTTTCCAGCCCCCAAGATCACGAGATGAGCGATCGTCGCCGTGTGCTGGATGCGGTGGCGAGCTTGAACCAACAGCAGTTCACCGCAACTGGTGATCCCGAGATCGAAACGCGGATCGAACAATACGAGATGGCGTTCCGCATGCAAGCCTCGGTGCCCGATCTGATGAACTTGGAAGGGGAAACAAGGGAAACGCTCCAGCTATACGGAGCCGAACCCGGCAAGGCTTCGTTCGCCAACAACTGCCTGCTCGCACGTCGTCTGGTCGAACGAGGCGTACGTTTGATCGAGCTGTACGATGCCGACTGGGATCATCACAACAACTTGGAAAACCGGCTCTCAAAGAAGTGCAGCGACATCGACCAACCGATTGCCGCACTGATCACTGACTTGAAACGTCGCGGCATGCTGGACGACACGCTAATCATCTGGGGTTCCGAATTCGGTCGGACGCCTCTCTGCCAAGGTGGAAATGGCGAGAACAAGGGAGTCGCCGGGCGAGATCACCACAAAGATGCCTACACCATGTGGTTGGCTGGCGGGGGTATCCAAGGGGGCGTCAGCTACGGACGTACCGACGACTTCGGCATGGATATCGTCGAGAATGGCGTCCATGTGCACGATTTGAATGCCACCATCTTGCATCTGCTCGGGCTCGATCACGAGCGTCTCACCTATCGCTATCAAGGGCGCGAGTTCCGCCTGACCGATGTGCATGGAAACATCGTTCGCCCAATTCTGGCGTAGCGGATCGCGAATTCCCAATGGTCGGCTGGCCGATCGCTCATCACCGCGATGTGAGATTCGTGTGGGCATACGACAACCTCGTAAGCGGCGAGGTCGAATTCTCGAAGTACATCTAGGCAGACTCTTGGTTTGCGTTGGTGAACCCACAGGCGTTGAACAACAAGACAACCTCATCGCTTGTCCGCGAACGTCTAACGCGCGGGCGTAGCGTCCGGGAGACGTTCGATGAAGTCACGAACGCTCATCTCGCGAGCGATCGCTTCATCCTTAATCTGTATTGCCAAGCGTTCCTCTACAATCATGACGATCTCAATCAAATCGAGATCGTCGCACCCCAGATCGATAAACGTTGAATCGGTTGAAATTTCGCTGGGGTCCTTTTCCACGATCAGGGCGATCGTCTCGCGCACGATCTTTTGCGTCTCAGGTTTCAACGGCAACGGCTGAACAGCCGGGGGTGGCACGTCGATCGGTGGTGTTGCTACCATCCGATTTTCAAACTTATCGCAGCCCGATAAGACGAATACCACGACCACGAGACAGATCCGTTCCAACATAGCGTCCTTTTGCAATCGGTCCCTACGGCTAAGACGATTCACCCAAACGGCTCGTCTTCTTACGGACGGCTGAGATAATACCACTTAATAATATTAGCCCTCCGGTCACAATACAGACCAGCCCAATCATGAACGCCGCTCCCAGCTTCACACCTGGCTCCAGCACGCTGATGTTGGGATCTTCGGGATCGTAAGCGATCGTTACCTGCTTGCCGGCGGGATACTTGCGGGTAATCTCTTGTGCGTGGACCCGTTTCGACGAGCTCATTCCGGTCGGATTGAAGTCGACTCGATCGCTGCGATGCACGGTTTCGTTGACTTCATATTGGTAGCTCACATGGGCACGAAACGTGAGATGATCGCGCGGGCCAGATTCTGAGATGCTGGACGACGTGATCTTACCTTCCACCGTCGGCCAACTCTCGCTCACAAAACCTTGCGTGAACGCAGCGTAGTTGAAGACAACTGCCAGAAAACACCCGACGGCAATCGCCAGCACACCGACGACGATGCTGCCGATTGGGCCCAGCATCACACCGCCTTCTTTTATTGGTTCTGTAGTAGTCATGCTCGTTGTTCGCTAGTTGGTGTGTTTTATTAACCGACATCGGCGAAAACGTTTCGTCGATACATCACGATTCGCCAATCGCTGCCTTTTTTGGGCAAGTTCCCCCCTCCTCGGCCAGTTGTAGCATACGGTTTTATTGCGTGTGTCTTCGTTGCTCCGCAGCGAAGTGACCGGCACCTCCTCCTCGTCTTCCGCTTTTCATGACGGAACCATCGCATGAACGTATGCCGTTCTCTCGTCGCGTGTGGCTTGCTTTTGTTGGGCTTCAGCACGGTACTCGTCGCGGGTGAGGCCCGCACTTGGACTGATATCACCGGGAACACGATCGACGGCGAGCTCCTCGACGTCACGTCGAACCATCATGCATTGTTGCGAGTCGACGGCGAGACGGTATCGATTCCGTTCTCGATCTTCTCCGAGCATGATCAAAAGCATCTCAAATCCTGGAAGAAGAACGTAGCCGCCGAGTCCGACCCCGCCACCGAACCGACTACCGACCAGCCCACCTCACCCCAGGCAGAAGCCGCATCGCCTGCCGCGAAACCGGAAGTCGCAGAAAAAGAAGATTCTCCTGAGCCGTCCGCCGACAAGCCGGACGAGGAACCGTCGACCGTCA from Blastopirellula marina encodes the following:
- a CDS encoding DUF1553 domain-containing protein; this translates as MNFPRCLPVQLRIGRLLLLAVIGGMFCLDQASLAQAEDTTVRFGEHIFPILRKSCFECHGAEEQEGGLRLDERNALFDSGSVVAGKPDESELLRRVMLPKGHSEIMPAVGDPLAPKEVAIVRAWIEQGANWPEDFTPPPHWAYVKPTRPATPTVTDPAWIRSPIDAFVLRRLEQEGLAPSPIASPEKRIRRVYFDLIGLPPTPEEVNAFVADPSDQHYAQIVDQLLTQPQFGERWARPWLDLARYADSHGFQRDDFRDIWPYRDWVIRAMNDDMPFDQFTIEQIAGDLLPDATESQRIATGFHRCAPTNCEAGSLPEETRAEQIIDRVNTTGAVWLGTTLECCQCHDHKYDPFSARDYYQLLAFFNSTEREADLTDPKTPSSIQFQGPSMSLANPERAAKHDALTKQRAAIDEKQQARRKELNASLVEWIADSQDMDAKTTPKAVKAAAKKPADKWTKKEKTTLLDFYAKQDQPSQKLQKQLNQFDKQLKETEPDTTLVMIELKEPRPTHIYLRGDYKSKGDRVEPGTPQRLHAMPQGPPNRLTLANWLISPENPLVARVVVNRWWAQLFGQGLVTTEEDFGIKGEPPTHPELLDWLAVEFMDNGWSRKKLLREIVLSSTYQQSSRITPQLQQIDDQNKLLARGPRFRMSAEMVRDNALATSGLLSEQQFGPPIRPYQPPGIWTKVGGQRYKYEVSPGSEKHRRGIYVVLKRGSPYPSFLNFDGTARLACTVERSRTNTPLQALTLLNDPVYVEAAKSLATRIREQQSDAPLDDQLTYAFQLCTARQPNEVELATIKQLYESQFQAERADDDSLNLEDAKEAAWYSVATALLNLHETITKD
- a CDS encoding DUF1501 domain-containing protein, whose product is MDSPYHKSEQSIPRRGFLQACGIGFGGIALASLLAEESRGDVLLPHQLPKAKHVIYLHMIGAPSQLDLFDPKPELVKHHNQPCPPEVTKGRDFAFIGKTSTLAGSPFKFAKHGGSGQTFSELLPHMATVADEMAVIHSVHTEEINHAPAQMFLHSGFGRGGRPSFGSWVSYGLGSENENLPGYIVLLSGPAGGAGASLWSSGFLPSIHQGIQFRSEGDPVLFLSSPQDHEMSDRRRVLDAVASLNQQQFTATGDPEIETRIEQYEMAFRMQASVPDLMNLEGETRETLQLYGAEPGKASFANNCLLARRLVERGVRLIELYDADWDHHNNLENRLSKKCSDIDQPIAALITDLKRRGMLDDTLIIWGSEFGRTPLCQGGNGENKGVAGRDHHKDAYTMWLAGGGIQGGVSYGRTDDFGMDIVENGVHVHDLNATILHLLGLDHERLTYRYQGREFRLTDVHGNIVRPILA
- a CDS encoding phosphopantetheine-binding protein → MLERICLVVVVFVLSGCDKFENRMVATPPIDVPPPAVQPLPLKPETQKIVRETIALIVEKDPSEISTDSTFIDLGCDDLDLIEIVMIVEERLAIQIKDEAIAREMSVRDFIERLPDATPAR
- a CDS encoding DUF3592 domain-containing protein, which encodes MTTTEPIKEGGVMLGPIGSIVVGVLAIAVGCFLAVVFNYAAFTQGFVSESWPTVEGKITSSSISESGPRDHLTFRAHVSYQYEVNETVHRSDRVDFNPTGMSSSKRVHAQEITRKYPAGKQVTIAYDPEDPNISVLEPGVKLGAAFMIGLVCIVTGGLILLSGIISAVRKKTSRLGESS